In Canis lupus dingo isolate Sandy chromosome 1, ASM325472v2, whole genome shotgun sequence, a single genomic region encodes these proteins:
- the PRR18 gene encoding proline-rich protein 18, with product MPLPPVPPAPAAPAARPPSRRPPRAPPLPAPLPAARRRPPEAPRAPAPAALRFPLSLTPEAVLLLQGRHLQKPLLAPPARPRPSPSPAPPPRAALPVSLLNERHRYDDVEYEDEEAPPRDDGLVRRCTEWLRGVEAAARARDRAGPLDALPHLSTL from the exons ATGCCTCTCCCGCCCGTgccgcccgcccccgcggcccccgccgcgcgccccccgTCGCGgaggccgccccgcgccccgcccttGCCCGCGCCCTTGCCCGCCGCCCGGAGGAGGCCCCCCGAGGCGCCCCG agcccccgcgcccgccgccctgCGCTTCCCGCTGAGCCTGACCCCCGAGGCCGTCCTGCTGCTCCAGGGGCGCCACCTGCAGAAGCCGCTGCtggcgccgcccgcccgcccgcggccctcgccctcgccc gccccgccgCCGCGCGCCGCGCTGCCCGTGTCGCTGCTCAACGAGCGGCACAGGTACGACGACGTGGAGTACGAGGACGAGGAGGCCCCGCCGCGGGACGACGGCCTGGTCCGCAGGTGCACCGAGTGGCTGCGCGGCGTGGAGGCGGCCGCCCGGGCGCGCGACCGCGCGGGGCCCCTGGACGCGCTGCCGCACCTGAGCACGCTGTGA